From Pan paniscus chromosome 9, NHGRI_mPanPan1-v2.0_pri, whole genome shotgun sequence, the proteins below share one genomic window:
- the LOC134731223 gene encoding cytochrome c oxidase subunit 7C, mitochondrial, which yields MLGQSIRRFTTSVVRRSHYEEGPGKNLPFSVENKWSLLAKMCLYFGSAFATPFLVVRHQLLKT from the coding sequence ATGTTGGGCCAGAGCATCCGGAGGTTCACAACCTCTGTGGTCCGTAGGAGCCACTATGAGGAGGGCCCTGGGAAGAATTTGCCATTTTCAGTGGAAAACAAGTGGTCGTTACTAGCTAAGATGTGTTTGTACTTTGGATCTGCATTTGCTACACCCTTCCTTGTAGTAAGACACCAACTGCTTAAAACATAA